ATTATAGTCTaccaaatgttttaaaaacaatagtaCATCAGAGTAAATATTCGTGACGTTCGTAAGTATTTGTTCACGTTATTTCCAAgcataaattctttttaaaatgacacatttataaaagtagGTATCGAGGTCTAGAACGAAAGTAAGTGCTCTTGAATTAAGAAAGAATTTAACACATTGCGTGTTTGAGTAAATTGCTCTTTTGGAATCTGTGAAAACACTTAAAGCATTTTAAATGAGCATACACAAACGTTTCGTATCGTCTTGCAATATCGCAAGCAAATACATTTAGCTACTTACTGAATTGAAACTTGGCCCCAAAACTCCGTCTTTTCTCTCTCAACTTATTCTTAAGTATCCTCCTCTTCAAGCGGTTGAGTACCACGTCAGCTTCGTCGACACTCTCCGAGGACGAAGTGTGTACGACCCGAATCATCCCACTCACTGAATGTCTCCTCGTCTTTGTAAACACACTTTGCCTCATCTCGATTTCCGATATGCCACGTCTATACATTTTCAAACGTTTCTTCATTTCGCAATCGGCCGCGACAtctgtgggtatgttaataaattCATTGTCAGACGTGTTGTCCCCCAAGTTGAGGGATGTTTTTCTCGAATTACATTTGGAATTTTTTCTCCGGTTGAGTTCGTGAGAATTCTTGGATTCGATTGTTCGTCGCCGGTGTAAAGCAAACCAATTCGGATTAGAGTTCACTCGAGCGGATAAGCTTTTCAAATAGGTGTTAAGGAACGGTACCTTATTCTGCGGGGGATTGTACATAACACCAGATTTAGAGCGATGTAACGCGTCACTTCCAGGCGATTTTATCACCTCTCTCAACGTTGTATCATTGAATGATTGTGATTTATGTAGTGGCGAAACCGATTCGTTTCCATTGTTTGGTGTGTTTGCATCTACCGTTGTTATAGGTTCGGTTAGTGACGATTTCGATGAATATTTAATGCTACTGTCGGATAATCGCGCGCATTCGGGACATATTTCACCATTTTCTTTATAGTTTAACGTTTGGTTAACTTCTTCACATGTCTCATTGTCAGAACTTTTGTAACTACTCACTTCGCTAAAACCTTCGGATTGAAAAGGAGATGTCTCGATACTATTCGCTTGTAAAAAGTGTTTATTAACAGTAAGTGTTGCTGGAATGTTGGTGACGCCGCATTCGTCTCGCACTACGTACcttctatttatatttgtcaCGTTATCGCCTAGTATCACAGGTGTTTTGTACACGCGCGTATATACTTTACCGCCTGATattgtgttgtgttttttaagattttttttgccTATAACGTGTCTAAAATCTTTTTCGCGTAATGATTGAGTTGGTCTCAGCGCTCCATCAACAAAATCGGAACTTTTTATGGACACATTTTCGTCATTTGTTTCGACGAGTAAATTTCCTTCACAATCAAAAAGTTGTACGGTCGGAAACCTTATCCCGGGAGAGAGATTTCGCGTCCGTAACTCCCATTTCTTTTGATTCGGTTTTCTCAATTGAATGCGAATGATATTATCGTCGATTATCGGGCCGTCACTATCACTGGAGTTGTCCTTTCCCGCCATCTCACTAACACTAGACACGCGTTGAACTAATTCATCAcaatttgaaaattgaaattacatTGTTCACGGGCGTgctaatttgtttgtttacagtCAGCTGTTCCTATATACACTGGCATATTGCCAGCCGAAACAATCCGGCATTCACTTTAAATAGCACCAATGTCAATTATGTTTTTCAAACGAAAATAAGCGTGAAACGCGGATAAAGGTTCCATATTTGTGTGAACACAAGCATCGGCACCAGTCACTTAGCACACTGTAAAATGATTACTGAACATCACACTGTAACGAGCTGGATGATGTTGAAAACTATTGCATAAGTTCGCGCGAGTGTGTAGATTGCACCAAATTGCACCGTCTAATGACTTTGACGTCGATGGTTTTAATTCGTCCGCCTCGCAGATAGATCGGTGATGGTTGGCGCTTTGCGTAATTTCCTCTCCCGAACGCTTTTCCTCCGGGAAACAATCCGGGAGGCTAATCGCGTGGGGTTTTGGACGTACGCGACACCGAACATTTCTGCACTGAGAGCAAACAGCTGAATAGACGCGAGAGACTATAAATAGAGAAGGAACGAGACGGCGATCTGGCCGGCTCCCCTTGAACCTAGCAGTATTGTGTTAGCAAACGGCAACACCACGTAATCTGTGACGTGAGCGCGTGCAACAACTGTTCGCACTGACACAGTTTCACGTTTGACCAACCGACGCGGCCATATGCAGTCGTGACTAATAGAAACGCAGatggtattttatataataactcaCGTGCCTTACACAGATTCACCTGCCGACCGTGGGGATTATGTTAGTGTTAGGgattattgatattaaacaaGCCACGCGCCGGCCATGGATTTGGTTTGCTCAGTCGAATAGAAACCAATATTGCCTTTGTTCCATAGTTCAAATTTATTAATCGGCTTTAAACGGCCCATTTATTCGCAAATGAATTCGATTATCGGCCAATTAAACTTTTTGGTTGATCACTAAGTATCAACGTTGTACAACATAAGATTATTATATCGGTGCAAATAGGTATTGACGAATCTGTGACCTCGGCGTCTGGCGATTGTGAGTAAGCCGAGGCGGATTTAATCTAACAAAGATTAACAGTAAGCGATCTTACGTGCTCTTTATAAGTGGAAATTGCGTTAACAATTGCAATTTATGTCTATATGTATtgataaatagcagtgattgctTAGAAGTGGTTCCAAGGTTCGAAGTTCAATATTAAGTGTAATTCATATTTGACTTTTTGAACTTACAGTAAAttcattatcaataattataatggcTTGCTTTAGTTATGAAGGGAATCATGTGAAAGTATTTCGAATAAAGACGAAATCTGATGTGATGTAGACGGAATCCGAGATATAGCTTATGTTAtcaaaacaagaaaatatatttttctatagaggataaaatatataagagtacataaaattatttgaggTATAGTATATACGCTAGAAATtgcattcttatttttattaaaggatAAATTTCACTGTACAAAGTACATTCCTTTAcccattattaaaatacttggAATTATATTATGCTTAGCGTTTAttcatctatttatatttttccttattccaTTTCATAAAGAATCTTCAAtcctttgatatttaaaaagttctatgaattatgaagGTGTTCCACGTTTGTTTGATATTAGTTccttattaattcatttattataatcctTATTCTATTCTACTATTTTACCAATCTTCCagttacttacattataaatgtgaaaactgaaaaaaatatttgtatgtttgtcagAATGCAAATGACAATATTTGGCTCAtcgttattattaacttatttttacaatgtaaaaacacataaataggGTTTTCATTCGGGGAAAAATATTTACCCGGCAACCACCGACAACATTTAGCGTAAAACAGTTATAACACCCAAATAAAATATCCTAAAATCCCAAGTATAGATAGTCGATCCTACTTTAATTCCAGCAAGCCAGCTTAAACCACGCTGTTAACCAAAATGTTAGTTAGATATCTGTTCAAGCTACGTCTAAACTGTGGTAGATTGGTTGTCATAACTTTGCCGAACTGTTTCGGCACATGGGCGTACGAGGTTCTTTGGCACTTCGAACCACGTTAATGGTTCGTAGTTTACGGTTCCTGTAGATTAAATCCtttattatgttgttaattGTTAGTATATCGCTACGTGAATATTTCACACGGTAAGTACGCTAGTGCCGACGCGCTTAGTGAAATATTCGGCGTTCATATCCTATGGATTTAATTTAGttagtattataatttgaaaatagaacaaaatGAAGGTGTTCGAGAATGTAATTATTATCTGAAATTGTTGTAGCTTTatcgctattttcaataaacgattccaaacGCTTTTTTCTAACTGACAATGGACCAAtgagaacaaagtatttttgacatgcttacaaatgagttgttttgattcgattattctcagaatcggattgaagattgagtttGGAATCGTTTCTTGAATGTGCTATAAGTAAATTGGGAATGCACCAGTTACGTTTCTTCTTAATTTCAGACGCACCGAGTAATTAGTATGTACTAAATAAAAGAGTTAATATATCAAAAcctacttataattaaatattccataaaattttagtattgtTGGTTTCTTTCTTATAAATGTGGAACCAACAATGTATTCTAATTCAGTCGGCAACCGCAGTAACACAGTAGACCATAAATTATGCTTGCCATGACGTTACATCTGATTTTGGACATGCACGAAACTAGTTtccttttgtatttaaaataggcCGTATTTACTATTCCTTAAACTATAATTCTGTAATATTTCTTTACTTACCTAAAAATGTCTTACTGCGCGGTAGGAGCTTTGCCTAAATACTTTTACTGCCAGCAAGGTTTATAGTagttttgactgcctcggtggcgtagttgtattgtatgtccggtacaatagcgctctgaggtcctgggttcgaatcccgggtcgggcaaagtgatatttgggtttttctgctcagtatcagcccggagtctggaatttgtgcccgatatggcgataggctcgccccctatcacatcatgggacggaacatacttggcgaaaagtgggtgccctagttgcgcctctgcataccccttcggggataaatgcgtgatgtttatgtatgtaggtttataGTATTATCAAGATTACGGTGAATGGCAAGCTAGTTTCtacattcaatgcaataaaagtttaaaaatattatttaattctggcttctttttattgtatatcGTTGTTGTGAACGCTGTAGCCTACTGTTAATACTAGGAACAGGCCTTAACTCGAACGGAGCTGTAGCCAAAGCTATTGTTACTAAATGACTTCTATCGTATCTTGGACAACGCGATGAAGCGATGAAAGACTGTAggaagaattttttttatagttctatGGTATAATGGTCACTTGTTTTGAACCTCGATACAAAAAGGGGTGTTATAAGGTCCGAACCTTGGGCTGGGGAGATGATAATTCTTCGCCCTGCAGTCCTCCGACGCGACGTTAGTATCAAAATAATACTGGGTTcttattatactatataaagaaaaaactcATTTTATTCCTTATCTTtagagatttatatttttttgttgtccGCGCTGTTTAAACTTTTATTAGTTTTCATACagttttcatagtttttatattatacgtttacatttatattatttctgtaGATGTTTAGGTGTAATTGtacttcataaaaatacaataaatgaatACATTGCATTTCGTAGGTGAGATGTGGAGCGAGGCACTTCCACAGACGCAGTATTGCAATGATTTGTTTCCCGCCATCTCCCTTGCGCTATTCGCTAGTAAATGCCTCTACTAAATAACAGCCACACGTGAGTTCACGTGACGCGAGCATATGCTCACATTTCCGCgttcttttatgtttttcatAATACGTACTCAAAATGGCGACAATTTGCAACACAGACATAGTAAATGCGAATAATGTTatcatttgtattatttatataccagCACGGCTAAGTAATCCCACGGCACGTCGttttaagtggagtggggtccaatagaatgtcgactgatgcgtgatgattgcccctcggcagtcgaaatACATATTTGTACTGTATGAACGAGCTTGCTCGACTGATACTAATGTCTCAAGAAGAAACTTGAAGTAACCGCATTTGGGTTCGATACGGTCAGTGATATTATCGacaccaaaatatttattttgcgttATGTAAATACATCTCTTCCCATCCTATATTATTCTTTTCCTCAAGGTCTACAATGCACCTGCAATTCCTTTAT
The DNA window shown above is from Manduca sexta isolate Smith_Timp_Sample1 unplaced genomic scaffold, JHU_Msex_v1.0 HiC_scaffold_47, whole genome shotgun sequence and carries:
- the LOC119193391 gene encoding uncharacterized protein LOC119193391 isoform X1, which translates into the protein MAGKDNSSDSDGPIIDDNIIRIQLRKPNQKKWELRTRNLSPGIRFPTVQLFDCEGNLLVETNDENVSIKSSDFVDGALRPTQSLREKDFRHVIGKKNLKKHNTISGGKVYTRVYKTPVILGDNVTNINRRYVVRDECGVTNIPATLTVNKHFLQANSIETSPFQSEGFSEVSSYKSSDNETCEEVNQTLNYKENGEICPECARLSDSSIKYSSKSSLTEPITTVDANTPNNGNESVSPLHKSQSFNDTTLREVIKSPGSDALHRSKSGVMYNPPQNKVPFLNTYLKSLSARVNSNPNWFALHRRRTIESKNSHELNRRKNSKCNSRKTSLNLGDNTSDNEFINIPTDVAADCEMKKRLKMYRRGISEIEMRQSVFTKTRRHSVSGMIRVVHTSSSESVDEADVVLNRLKRRILKNKLREKRRSFGAKFQFNPSNCQPHSNRTSPDEWRDAVGGAHVRSRLDMGSNISQHSAKGLKGRRARSSGDLCNGDTKSQTESSVCGSVVGDVMGWNRSLPNHLDGNRHLADYSRVNNNYGDFGTYNRCHPKGGRGLRYRVSKSGKSFCFVILTTE
- the LOC119193391 gene encoding uncharacterized protein LOC119193391 isoform X2, translating into MAGKDNSSDSDGPIIDDNIIRIQLRKPNQKKWELRTRNLSPGIRFPTVQLFDCEGNLLVETNDENVSIKSSDFVDGALRPTQSLREKDFRHVIGKKNLKKHNTISGGKVYTRVYKTPVILGDNVTNINRRYVVRDECGVTNIPATLTVNKHFLQANSIETSPFQSEGFSEVSSYKSSDNETCEEVNQTLNYKENGEICPECARLSDSSIKYSSKSSLTEPITTVDANTPNNGNESVSPLHKSQSFNDTTLREVIKSPGSDALHRSKSGVMYNPPQNKVPFLNTYLKSLSARVNSNPNWFALHRRRTIESKNSHELNRRKNSKCNSRKTSLNLGDNTSDNEFINIPTDVAADCEMKKRLKMYRRGISEIEMRQSVFTKTRRHSVSGMIRVVHTSSSESVDEADVVLNRLKRRILKNKLREKRRSFGAKFQFRSCKKVILLSRRSLEFVVDMAFDSPPIT